The segment GTAGACCGATCTAAACCTGGTGACATATTCTCAAATAACGTGTGCTCAGTATGCAATATCAATTACATCACAAGATGAATCAAAATGAATAACATCATTATTGCATAAAGTATGAATAAACATGAATGTCCATAAGGTATCCAAAAAACATATCAAATCCTACAAAGTCCCAAACTCCTAACATGAGCCTGAAAGACATCTCTAGCAATGGTTTTAGTAAGTGGATCAGCTACCATCCTGCTAGTGGAGATATGTTGGAGGATCAGCTCTCCTTGTGTAATAGCAAGACGAATGTAGTTATAATGAGTCTGTATGTGTTTGCTTTTGCTATGATACTTAGGATCTTTAGCATGAGACAAGGCTGCCATATTATCACAATACATCTTTACAGCTTCATCTTTAAGAGATGTCACCCTTAGGCTTTGGAAAAATCTCTTTAACCAAACTGCTTCTTGTGCTGCTGCTGAACAAGCAACATACTCAGACTCCATTGTGGATAAAGCAATGCAAGAATGTTTCTTACTGCACCAAGAGATAGCTGCACCACTAAGTAGAAATGCATAACTTGTAGTGGACTTGCGCTCATCTCTATCACTGGCCCAGTTAGCATCAGAATATCCTCTCAATCTCAAATCTTCACCCTGATAGCAAAGAATGAGATCCGATGTCCCACGAAGGTATCGAAAAATCCTCTTAACTACTTGCCAACGAACAGGTCCTGGATTACTTTGATAACAACTAACCATACCAACTGCAAAACAGATGTCTGGTCGAGTACACAACATAACATACATCAGACTTCCAACTGCACTTGCATAGGGAACTCTTgccatttctctctttttttttttctgatttagGGCAATCTTCAAGGCTTAATGTATGTCCCTTCTCAATTGGAGTGTCTATGGGTTTGGAATTATGCATACGGAATCGCTCTAAGATCATCtttatgtaagtttcttgagaCAAACCAAGAAGCTTCTTTGAGCGATCCCTGAAAATCTTAACTCCAAGCACAAAATTAGCCTCTCCCATGtccttcatttcaaaaatagaGGACAACCACCTTTTGGTGGTGACAATCATCTCCATGTCATTTCCAGCCAACAAAATGTCGTCCACATACAAAGACAGGATAAGTAAACTCTTTCCTGATCGTTTGACATACACACAATGGTCTTCTTCCATCATTTCGAAACCAATCGAAATAATAGCCTTATGAAATTTGAAATACCATTGTCTAGACGCTTGCTTTAGGCTATAAATGGAACGTTTAAGGCGACACACTTTGCGCCCTTGTTCCTTGACCTCAAAGCCAATAGGTTGATCCATATGGATCTCCTCGTCTAGTTCTCCATTGAGAAATGCagtctttacatccatttggaagagttccaaatccaaatgtGCAACAATAGCCAGAATAAGGCGAATAGAGACAAATCTCACTATCGGGGAGAAAGTCTCTTCATAGTCTATTAGAAGATTGGCATGAGTAACCCAAAGTTATGCAAGGGTATGAAGTTCCCAAATAGGAAGGTGTTTAGGGCTGCCTTGAGGGAATATATAGTGAAAAAGCCTGTGGACATCAAGTTCAAGCTTAATGAGAAGACCAAAGTTTCTGTCCACTGCAAGTATGAATGTAGTTGGAGGATATATGCATCACAGATTGCAGGGGAGTTAACCTTCCAGATAAAGACCATGGTTCCAACTTGTATATGTGGAAGGACATTCAAGCATAGCCAAGTCACTTCTACATATGTGGCTAGGAAATACTTGGATGATTTCAACAAAAACCCTGATTGGGCAGTTTCTGGTGTGAAGCATCAAGTTATGCAGGATGTGTATGTGGACTTGAGCATAAATCAAGTGTACAGAGCTAAGAGGAAAGCTAGAGAGTTCATACTAGGTGATGAGAGGTTGCAGTATGGGAAGCTTAGGGACTATGCAGTGATGATAAAAGTAACTGATGTGGGGAGTAAGGTGATTCTGCAAACTGAGATTACTGAGCCTAACACACAACCTAAGTTCAAGAGGATGTATGTGAGATACAATGCACAGAAAGTTGGATTCTTGGGGGGGTGCAGGCCACTTGTAGGATTAAATGGTTGCCACTTGAAGGGTAAGTTTGGTGGACATATATTATCAGCAACTGCAAGGGATGTGAATGACAATATTTTCCCTGTTGCATTAGGTGTAGTTGAGCAAGAAAATAATGATTCTTGGGTGTGGTTTTTACAAACATTTGCAGATGATATTAGGAGGCCAAATGAGCTGAATCTGGTGTTCATTTCAGATAGGCAGAAGGTAATACAATTTACTTGCTTTTTGAGActgttgtttgtttttaatcATTACATTTCTGctttttaaaagttttgtttttattcttaGGCAGATGgtgttcatttttattttttggatgttTTTTGATTGTATTTATGATAACCAGGGATTGATACTTACCATGGAGCTGTTGTTCCCAACAGTTGAACATAGATTTTGTGTGAAACATATTTACAACAACTTTAAGTTAAATTTCAAGGGTTTAGAATTGAAGGCTGCATTATGGAGGTGTGCTGTAGCAACAACAGTTAGGGAGTTTGAGAAGAGAATGCAAGATATGAAGAAATTGGACAATGAAGCATGAAAGTATCTAGCAGACATCCAACCAACCCAATGGACCAAGTCACATTTTACTCCAAGGGCCATCTCTGATTGTTATGTGAACAATCTTAGTGAGTCATTTAATTCTATGATACTAGAAGCCAGTGATAAGCTTATCATTGCCATGCTAGAGTGGATTAGGGTTAGGTTGATGACTAGAATGTACAGTAAGAGGACTGGGATTGAAAAATTCACTAGTGACATATGTCCAAACATAGTGCAGAAGCTTGAGTAGTTGAAAGTTGATTCTAAGTCATTTTCTGCTATTCCATTAGGTTGCTATATATATGAGGTTTATAATGAGTATGAGAGGCATGTGGTTAACATTACAAGAAAGTGTTGTACTTGTAGAGTTTGAGATTTGACAAGAATCTCATGTAAACATGGTGTTGCAACAATTTATAAGAACTTGGAGAGGCTTGAGGTTTATATGCATGCATGCTTTAGAAAGGATGCCTATGTGGCTAAATATAAGGAGATGATTACCCCACTGCCTAGCCAAGATGAATGGGTTGAAACCAACCAACCTGCCCCTGTTGCTCCAATTGTGTACAAGCCTCTAGGCAGGCCaccaatgaaaagaaagaaagatgcagatgAGCCAAACAACCCATACAAAGTTTCTAGGTCATATAGACCTATAAAATGTGGGTTTTGCCATCAGGAGGGGCATAATTCAAGAAGGTGTAAGGTTGAAATAACTGGTGAGACACCATGGCAAAGGATGCAAAGACTTgagaggtaaaaaaaatttgtaagtaaAGCAAGAAGTGTTCACTATGACAATATAttacaaatctatttttgatACAAGACAATTCTTTTTGTAGGAACAAGAGGGACAAGGAACAAGCAGCCAGCCAGCCAACCAGCCAGCTAGTCAGCCAACTAGGCAACCACCAAGGAGGTTTGCCAGCCAGCCTGCCAGCCAGCCAACCAGCCAACCAGCCAGCCAGTCAGCCACCTAGGCAACCACTAAGGAGGTTTGCAAGGCAGCCACCCTAGTTTGACAACCAGGTAGCCAACCAGGTAGGCAAGTAGGCAAGCAGGCAACCAACCAGCCAGCTAGCCAGCCAGCCAGCCAACCAACCAGCCACCTAGGCAACCACCAATGAGGTTTGCAAGGCAGCCAACCACCGAGGCAACTAACCAGGCAACCAATGAGCAAGCAAGGCAATAAACAAGATTAGCAAACAAGAGGGCCAACCAGGCAACCACCATTCAAGTAAGGTAGCCACCTAGATCTGCAAACAAGGCAGCCAACCAGCAAGCAAGGCACCCACCTGGACTAGTAAACAATGCAGCCAAGCAGACAACCAGTCAACCAACAAGTGGGGTAGCTAGCCATTCAACAAGAAAGCCAACCACCCATCAAACAAGTCAACCAGTTAACCAGCCATAAAAGCAGCCACTGAGGCAACCAATAGGCAAACCCTACACACAGCCAATTGAAACATCTGCTTCAGCTTTAAGCAAACCACCAGCATCTGCAGTAGATTCAAGTAGACCACCACCAAGTAAAGCACCCACAGCTCAATGGTTCTCATGCAACCAGCCCATCTCTCATACTCCTAAGGAAACATGAGACACAAGAAAACTTCTATTTCAGGTATATagacaaacacaaacacaaacaccacCCTTTATACTTACATAAAATACTAGATTAGATCTTGATATGGAGTTTCTATGTATTTTGCAGCTTCAAAGGGGGTAAGTATCACCAAGGGTAGTTAGGAGCAATCATCTGCTCTCATATGGGAGAGGAGGTGGATTAAGAGCTGAGACATCTGGTACAATGTTCTCAATAGGCACAGGCAGAGGCAAAGGCAAGGATAAGGGCAAAGTCTTTGGGAAATGAAGATTAGAGAATGTGCAAGCAGAaactttactttactttttttttgttattgtgcaTGTCTGATGGTGGCATGTtaccatttttttgtttttttgttattgtgcaAAACTTTATATTGTAaagttattttgttattgtCTTAGTGGAGACAGAACCACCTATTATGTAGATGAAATTTGGTAGTGTTTAGCCATTAATGTTAGGTAGAGTCCACTTGTTTTGAACAATgcttattatatatgtatggcATGGTCTTACTTTAAAACATACTTCTTTATGCTTCTTCAATTGATGTAAACAGAATCTTTTGGGGTGCATGTCCTTGCCTACCCAATTGATGTACAACATACACAATCTTTATAAAGAAGAACAGATTGCATACCCTATTCAAATTACAAGAACACATTACATAAAGAACACATTACAAGGCAACATTACATATTACATAAACAAGGCAACATTACACATTATATAAACAAGGCAACATGCTTTATTCAAATTACAAGATCACATTACATAAAGAACACATTACATAAACAAGAACATATTACATAAAAATGACCACATCACATAAAGAACACATCGCATAAAGAACAAATCACATACTCTATTCAAATAATCAACAACATTACATAGTGCCAAATACATGGAATACACTTGTCAAAAGTGGTAGTACCCAAAATTATACAATAACTACAACAACTTGCCTTCAAGGCAAACATAATGACTTTGTTCTAAATTCTCCCATCCTACcagaaaacacataaaaaaaaccCCCATGACACAACAAGTGCAAATTTGTACTTCTGTAGCTTCTCTTTAGCTATCCTCTCTCTCACCCtagcttttttttccttttgcttggCTTTGTTTTCCCTTTCAATAGCTGTTGTTTTCCTATCACAAgcctccttttccttttcctctgCAACTCTTGCTTAATTCTTGTACATACTGAATCTTGCAAGGACAATGGGTGCAACTTCAGATCCACGCTTACATGTTTTGCTATCCAACCACCTAAAGTATTTACAAGTAGGTTCATCATcctacaaacaaaatcaaattaggGTTAttcataaagccaacaaaacccgaaaaccaacaaaaccagaaaataaaaaaggaaaaaaaaatatgaaaaccaACTATTACTCACCACATCATAGTAGTTGCACCCATAAAACCTTCTCCCAAAATTGTTCAAGATCAGAGCAGTCCGTAGCCAACAACTGGCAGCAGAGCATGAATGGTGACTAGAACCTGAGTAATAACTTGAAGAAGACATGTTCAAATTTCACTTTGGCAATCGGAGTACAGAGGGATCTTGATATAGCGGAAATGGGTTTAGGGGTTCGAAAGTAGAGAGACGGAGAGAGCTCGGTCCTTTTTTAGGGTTCTAATTGGGTTCTAATTTTGGCTTATATAGTAAATGAGATTTTCTAACAGAAAGggcagaggtgggtaacaggGGTCTAACGGAGGCCatctcaggtgggtaaagtgacaacttttaaaccacgggtgggCATTGTTAAAACGGgctaaaccacaggtgggtaaagtgcaatttcctcttttttttttcttttttttttttttattttaatttttgcattttatacATTGGAAGGAAAGCATGTGACATATATGTCAAGAATATAAGgcacttctattttttttcctattcatATATCATTTTTAATGTCAGAATTATATAGAAAATGTAGATATAATTTCTGCTGAATTAACCCTATCAAAAAGATAAATCCACCACACCTTAGTCGTGTTACCTACCGATTAACAGAATTAAAAAAGCATGCGTGTTTGTACAATTATTAGGAACATTTCTTGTAGTCAGtgataatactttttttttttttttaagatagttaCAATATGCTGATAATTCCGTAAATCAAATTCTTTTTCTCCAAGACTCCAAGTATTTTATGCATAGGAAGGTGCCAATTCAACTAATGATAATACTTTGGATGTCTTCGTCTTGTTATTGTAATTTCACATATACATCTAACCCAAATAACAAGGTGGAATGCATATGATAATGATACTATAACTCttaatggtattttattattttatcaaacattGAAATGGGTGATATTAGGCATACTAATGCATCAAATCATTaagataaaaaccaaaaaaccacTAATCTgtagaaattaagaaaaaaattgagcaCATGTTACCTAAATAAGCAATAATGGGCAATTAAGCATTTCTCCTGAGCCAGGAACATCATAAAAGAGCTCATCCATACACAAAAATGGAGGATGAATTGCATGTCCAAATTGCTCTAGTGAAATAGTAGCATCATCCTTAATGAACACCTTCACCTGTACATTCTACCAAAAGCTTTCCACCAAGCCCTTCCCTAAGTCTACCTGCAAAAGGGTAGTTGAATACAAGTGTTTATGCCAGTGCTTCTCTAATGACCTTCACTGGATCTCTCCCTTGCATTGAGGGATTATATTTGTAGAATTGTATAATTGGGATTTGAATTTGAAGGTTGTCTCAATCATCCAAGTCGGAAAGTTGTTTAAATTCATGAGGACTGGGCTTGGTTGGAGCTACCATTTCTGGTTCACACCTTCTCACTGTGAACACTAGAGAAGTGAATGATGGAGCCATGATTTCCCTAGATGATCAGAGCTTACAACAACTTTAAATAAAGGAAAGTTTGATTATTGTAATTGGAGCACAGGGAAATTGTTGGAGAGATAAACACTTTGGAGAGCTTctttgagtagttaatataacatatagagacacattttaactcaaaagacctaagcccaatgggtatgtgctcaattatgttatattaatcactTATTCTTTTCATCATTATTCAAAGTGAGACTTTACTCACTTGTGTAtacccaacaatctccccctcacATGTGAGTTTCTACCTCTCTGTGGTCCATGAACAAACAAGTCCTACTCACTCCCCCTTGTCTAATGGGCCTTTCCCTTCACTAAGTCATCATCCATGAGCTTCCACGTGTCAATCCCGCACGTCTTTTATCCTCCATGGGAACCTCACACTTCATTGTTGTCTAGCACCATTGGCAATAATACTCATTTGTTGGGCTTTTGAAAGATTGTTTGTGTGAGCTTTATGGGCTTGCTTGGTGCAATCTACCATGCCCGCTCTAACTACGAAAGGGAACCACCCTGCTCCATTTGCGAAAGGGCTTTAAGTACGCAGCACACCCCGCTCTCGCTCCAACTGCAAAAGGAACCTTGTTAACCTTGCCTCCTTTGTCTCACACTACCATGGACTCTAATATCACTTGTTGGGAAGATAAACACCTTGGAAAGCTTCTTtgaatagttaatataacatatagagacacactttaaccTAAAAGGCCTAACCCAATaggtatgtgctcaattatgtgATATTAACTACTTATTTTTCTCATCATTATTCGATATGGGACTTCATTCACACATGTATACCCAACAATTGGCCTTTTAGACTtgatttaataattatatatgtcAATAACTCAATATACTTATCAAAGGGCGAGGGGGGAATGTGCATGTCTCTATTAACCCTTCAAGTTGCTCAATATACTTATCAAAGGGCGAGGGGGGAATGTGCATGTCTCTATTAACCTTTCAAATTGCATGTTGTGAACGCAATCTAGTCACATAGGTCATTTGCAAAGAATAACAAAGTGATTGATTACGTTTGAGACTTTAACATAATTAACAAATTGGGGTCCCGCCGAATCTaacttttcaataattaaacatCCAATTAACTTGAAATCCAAACCCTTCACTAAATCCCTATTCAAATCCAATGGTTCACAAATCATTTAAGCACGAGTTTCCTTTTTGTGGAGGTTAAAAGGGCATTTTGGTTAAATTAATCAAAACTTAC is part of the Quercus robur chromosome 9, dhQueRobu3.1, whole genome shotgun sequence genome and harbors:
- the LOC126700826 gene encoding uncharacterized protein LOC126700826, with product MSNPKLCKGMKFPNRKVFRAALREYIVKKPVDIKFKLNEKTKVSVHCKYECSWRIYASQIAGELTFQIKTMVPTCICGRTFKHSQVTSTYVARKYLDDFNKNPDWAVSGVKHQVMQDVYVDLSINQVYRAKRKAREFILGDERLQYGKLRDYAVMIKVTDVGSKVILQTEITEPNTQPKFKRMYVRYNAQKVGFLGGCRPLVGLNGCHLKGKFGGHILSATARDVNDNIFPVALGVVEQENNDSWVWFLQTFADDIRRPNELNLVFISDRQKGLILTMELLFPTVEHRFCVKHIYNNFKLNFKGLELKAALWRCAVATTVREFEKRMQDMKKLDNEA